The genomic interval ATGGCCGGCACGCTCCGCCGCGCCCTGAACGTGCCCGTGGCCTTCGACACCGACGTGAACGCTGCCGCCCTGGGCGAGCATCGCTGGGGTGCCGGCCGCGGCCTGCATACGTTCATCTATCTGACGATCGGCACCGGCATCGGCGGCGGGGCTATCGTGAACGGCCGGCGCCATCACGGCCACCAGCACCCTGAAATGGGGCACCTGCTCATCCCGCGCCTGCCCGACGACACGCGCCCCGGCACCTGCCCGTTCCATGGAGACTGCCTCGAAGGCCTGGCCTCCGGTCCGGCCATCGCCGCCCGGTGGGGCCGACCCACCCCGGAACTGCCACCCGACCATCCAGCCTGGGACGAAGTGGCCCACTACCTGGCCTTCGGCCTGGCAAACCTGATCCTGACGCTCTCGCCGCAGCGCCTGATTCTGGGCGGTGGTGTCATGCACCAGCAACACCTGTTTCCGCGCCTTCGCCAGCAGGTAGCCGCCTGCCTCAACGACTACGTACAACTGCCGGACCTCGACACGTTCATCGTCCCGCCGGCCCTCGGCGACCGCGCCGGCGTCCTGGGCGCCCTGGCCCTGGCCGAAGAAGTGCTCACTTGAAAGGACCTTTCCTCCGCTGCCCATTATTGCTTGAGCACCACCCGATAGCGCCCGATCAACCGACGCCCCGGCTCGTCCGACAAGCGAATGTAAAGATGAAACGCCTCGTCCCGCCCCAACACCAATCCAGGCAACGCTAAAGGTTGCTGCCATTGACCTGAAGTGGCAACAATAACACCATACGGCTCCACTTTCCGGTCGTCCCAGCCCCGCCTCTCAAAATAAAGCGGCCTCAAGTTGAAAAAATGCGCCAGCACCAGCGTGTCCCCCACAAAAAACACGCGCTTCATGAATGAACTCTGTAACATCAGGTCGTTGAACCGCTCCCGGTCGTTTACTGCCAGCTCCGCCCGCATCGCTTCCGGAGGAGTTCGCCAGGCAGGATGGTGCAGCGCTATCCGCCGGATCAATTGTCCCTCCCGCTCTCCCAGAACGTATAGTTGCAACTCCGGCGCCAGCTCATAGACCACTGCGGCCAACCGCTGCGATGGCAGGACATCCACCGCGGCACGGCGCGGCACATAGTCGCCCTCCTGGTAGATCAGAGGATATTCGCCAAACCGATAAACAACGCGCGTCAACCCCGTGTCGACCACCGAAAAAGCATGGGTTCCCGGACAGGCCGGCTCAAACCATGACGCGCACGGCTCATCAATAGCCCCGGAAGGTATTACAATGTGTGCTGCATCTAATGAACGAAACCCCGAATTGAGCCAGTATCCCTCCGGCAGTTGGGGACGATCGATAAAACGTCCTGCCCGGCTAAAGCGACTGACCCGACTGTACTCCTGCTGCACATAGACCAGATCACCATGGACCAGCACCTGAGCAACCCGGTAAAGCGTGCCCGGCTCCTCCGTACCCGGCCGGCCGATAACCTGCACCGGTCGTCCCAGACTGTCAAAGACCACCACCCTCCGTAACCGGAGATCAGGCACATACAATCGGAACGGCTGCCATTCCACCTC from Rhodothermus sp. carries:
- a CDS encoding ROK family protein produces the protein MTRRPLLGGLEAGGTKFVCAVGTGPDDLRAIERFPTTTPEETLQRVIDFFQKQPEPIAALGIGSFGPVDPDPASPTYGYITTTPKPGWAHTDMAGTLRRALNVPVAFDTDVNAAALGEHRWGAGRGLHTFIYLTIGTGIGGGAIVNGRRHHGHQHPEMGHLLIPRLPDDTRPGTCPFHGDCLEGLASGPAIAARWGRPTPELPPDHPAWDEVAHYLAFGLANLILTLSPQRLILGGGVMHQQHLFPRLRQQVAACLNDYVQLPDLDTFIVPPALGDRAGVLGALALAEEVLT